GAGCTACTTTTTTGTTTTTTAGGAATGGTTTCATATTCAACGGCACTGTGTTTGCAGTGGGCACAGGTTCTTCGGACTTCCACAGATCCGGAACTACTATAGGTTGCTTCACTTAAGATTTTACTCGATTTACAAACAAAGGTTTCAAACTTACAGTCTGGGCAAACTTTGATTTTTGGAAAAGATGTTCCTTTGTAAATATATTCAGGGTCGATATTTCGGAACTTTAGAATGGAATTAGAATGGCAACTTGAACAGACCCAAACATCATAATCTACGGAATTGAGAATTTCTTCAGAAATTTGGCCTTCCGACAAATGTTTGTTATCTGCTTCTTCGGAAAGTTTAACCATTACGGCTCCACATTTTTTGCAGTTTCTGGGGATATTTCTAATTTTTAATAGTCTTTCGCTTAACTTACGCATTCGTAAGTCACCCCAAAAAATAAAAAAGAGAATGATGCTACCAATGATAAGAAAAATCGAAATGGGAAATAAAGCATCATCCAAAAACTCAGAGAGAAGAGTGATGGTGAATATTACTGGCGTGATAATGACACCGTAGAATAAAGGAAAGTCTGTTTTATGGACAATATGGTATTTTGCCGTAGGGGAAGGGATGATCCAAACAACAATCCTTTGTAATAAATGTAAGAATGCAAAAAGGGAAATATAACCAAAGATAAAGTACTGTTTGGTTTGCCTGGTTTTTTCTTTTTCGATTTTTTCTTCTTCAGAAAATTTTTCATTTAACAATCGCGATTCTTCGTCATTTAAAAAATAATTAGACGTTGTATTGTAAGTTTCAACGGTTCTGTCTAAAATTTGTTTCTCTTCTTCGCTCAGTTGTGTATAGGACTTCCCTTGATAATCATAATAGTCAGTTCTTTCGGGTACGGTTTGATTGTTGGTGTCTTCTACTGCAACGTCCGTTACGGCCACACTGTTTGGTTCCGTGAGAAGTTGGTCCACTTCTCGTTCAGGGTGGTTGAGTTTTGTAATCAATGCGGCTACGGTTTCGATATGCCCTTTTTGAAAATTGTCTGCTTTGAATGCGGGGATGGTGTAAGTATCAATGATTCGTTTGACAACCACATCGGGAAGATCCCCTTCGAGACCATAACCGATTTCTATTTCCACTCTTCTCTGGTCGATGATATGTAAAACGAGGATTCCATTGTCTTTGCCTTTTTTCCCAATCTTCCAATAATTAAATAGGGCAACGGCAAAATCTTTTGGCACATAACTTCCAATTGTCGGTAGAGTGACAACGGCAATTTCTAATCCAGATGCCGCCTCTTCCTTATTGATCAACTGGTCAATGGAAGCCGTGTCTGTCAAAACACCAGCACTGTCCTCCACCCAACTGTTCCTGAGTTCTTTTGGGTTCGGAACCTTGGAAATAAGAGAGTCGATGGATTCTTCGTTGGTAGGGGAACAAAAAGTAGTAAAGAGTAGGGGGATCATTACTGTTAGGATCAGTAAATATTTAGGAAGGAAGTTTTGTCTTATTGGGAAAGGTGCATTCACGACCGCTAAACATTAGGAGGTTTCTTTTGTTTGTCAAGTCAGAGTTAAGGAGGACAAAGTGATTGGAATTTGAAGGAAATGAAACTGGATGCGGGAGGAACCTCTTATGCGGAACAGCTTGCCTTACCCGGAAACTGTATGAATTCTAGAGTCTTAACTTACAAAATCGGCAATTTCGACCCCATCGGAATTTTAATTCGTCTTGATCGCACGATTGTCAAATATAAAATAGATACTGTAAGGTGGTTAGAAAGTAAAGGAGAAAGAAATTGATCGAACATTCTCTTCTTCTAATGCGGAAAATATAGAGTAAGAGATACAATTATGATCCATTACAACTGGGTTGGCAAAGAAACGTCAGTGTACGCGGTTTCAAACTTTTACCTGATGTAGATTTAATTCCTGATCCAAATGTATATGTATTTGGTCCAATAGCACCAACTCCTGAATTATAAATTGTAAGAATGTTGTTAGTTATGTCAGAATTTGTACCAATGAGCGGTATCGTTGGATTTGTGATGACATTTGCATCTAAAAAACTTTGCATATTTGATGGTACTTCCAAGTTTTCAGAGAAACTAATATAAAGATAAGTTGGCCATGTAGTAAATGTTGTTCCTTCAACTATAGGTGACGTAGACGCGATATCAATATAAGCTGGTATGGATCCTTCCATATAAAATTCAATATTGATGACTCCTGCTCCGGCAACGGATGTTTCAGCTAGGGATGCAATACCTTGTCCAGTGATCGACAGTTTAAACGTAAATAATTCCGTTCCCGATTGGTCAAAGACTTTGATTGCCGTTTCTCCGATACTGAATGATTGATAAAACCTTCCTCCACCATCTAATGTAATTGTGTTTGCTAGACCAGATTCTTGATTTGTTCGGCTAAGGATAGTTAGGGTGCCGTTAGCGACTGCAGAACCATTCGCGTTAACAACTTGGCCTGTTATTAGGATTTTTGATCCTGAAAGCACCGCCGCAATCCCCAAGAAAGGGACTGCCTCTGTTCCCTCTTCCACTTCTGGATTGACTATGGGTTGCACCAAAGGGTTGAAATAGCAGTTTCCGAGTAAAAACCATAAACATATTAAAACAAGTGAAGTTGGTAATTTAGGATGTCGGTTCATAAAAATTGGCTCCGCAAGTTTGGGTGATGGTTTTAGAAATTGAACTTTGTCATGGAGGAAAGAACCCAAGACATTAATATTATAGAAGACCGGAATGTTTGGCAAGAAATTTCTTTAACAAAGAGAGGGGTTGGGAAGGGGCTTTGCGTAGGATTTAAGTTAAATAACGAGACCGGGTAGCGATTGCGGTTTTCATTAGCTCCTGAAACTTACTGTGATCATTTTACACTCCCAAACGGAAAAATCAAAACGCGGAATCAATGCTATTTCTTCTTGGGGTCAGAAATACATTCAAGCCGATTTTTATCCTGACTAAGGTGCATATGCATAATTAAAACGAATCGTTCTTGGCGTTAGTGCCTTCCCCGTGGCAGAAAGAATTCCTGGTTTTAAGGTTAAATCGTACACCTGCAGACCTGCAATAGTAGAGGGAGCAATCGTTAATGTATTTCCTGGGGCAGATGTAAAATTTTGAAAGATTGCAGAAGGCGAAATGGAAATGTATTGTGATAACCATGCTTCCGTCAAAGGCCCACTCGCCGAGGTTTGTATTGGTGCTTCCGAAAATGTAAACACAATCGATTCTATATAATTATTAATCACCGCACTATGGAGACGAGCCACCATCGATCCAGATTGATATATATAATGTGCATCTACCAACTCAAAGAAGTTATTTGATTCACTTCCATTGATTGTCCTCAAACTCAATATTTCTAGTCCCGGAGGAGCTCCACTCGTTACAGAAGAAACTTCACTTGGGCTGGAAACAGTGATTACCAATGTAAAAAAAGAAGACCCATCTTTAAGCACTGTAAAGTTTTGGCTACCAAATTGGTAGGGAAGATAAAACCTTCCTCCCGCATCTGTCCTGTAAGGTGATAGGGTTGATCTAGTATTATTTGTAGTAGAAGATTCTAAAACGAGGTCTACCATTGCCACCCCATTGGGATCACGAATCTGACCGGTGATGAGGAGGGTTGGTGTTCCTAACGCGGCCCCAAGGAGGCCAAGGGAAACATTGTTATTTTCTTCTTCTACTGGATTCAATAGTCCATTCACAACGGGGTTGAGGTAACAGTTAGAAAAAATAGAAAGAAAGAGAATTAGAAAATGGATCTTACGATTTTGCACTTTCATATTTCATTCTCCTCTTTGGGCTTATAATCCTAAAGGGCCAACCAAAAACTGGATTGTTGTTTGTTTAATTGATTTTCCTGCGACTGTTTTGATCCCAGAATTCAACGTAATTGTATAAGGAGTTAATGGACTTAGTGAACTACTTAACACAATGGTTACATCACTTTTGGAAATACTGGGAAATTCAAAACCAATGGTTGGATTCGTTATAAAATTTTCCGCAAGCCAAACCGATTGATTAGATGGATATTCTAAATCTTCGGAAAATTTAAACTTAAACCCACCCATAGTAATCGTGCTGTAGTTACTATCATCAATGAGTAAGCCATCATAGGGAATGGATGATATCAATTCCAAATACACCGGTGGCTCTACCCCAAGAACATAAACATCTAGGTTTTGGATTGTGAAATTAGTGTTATCAATAAAAAGGATTTTTGCTGCCGTTTGTGAGACTTCAATTTGGATGTTTACAGGGGTACCGGCATCAGAAAATTGTAAAGTCGCTGATCCTGTTGGGACATTAAGAGAGAATCTACCGGCGCTATCAGTGGTTGATGAGTTTGCATTGTTTTTGGAAGTAAATGAGGGATTGATGAGACTGACCTCAGTATTAGCAAAAGCAGTTCCTAGTTTTTTGATTTGCCCTGTAATACTAACGGTAACGGCTTGGCTCCCAAATCCTCCGGCTAATCCAAGTAATGCGGATGTGTCAGCTTCTTCAACCTTTGGATTCAGTATTCCATTCACAATCGGGTTGAAATAACAATTTTGAAACAATGAAAAGGAAAGGAGTAACAACCCAATTCCTTTTTTCATTTGAAGATAGGAAAACATTTCAAAATTTATCAATTGCATTGGAATGAACCTAGTAATTACTTTTTCTTTTTCAAAGATTCTAAATCTTTTTCTAGTTGTTCTAATTCGTATTTTTCTTCGGCTTCTTTTAGTTCTTGTTCCGTTCTGATTTGTTCCACGGCTTCGTCTTTAATGCGTTTGATTTCAGAATCGGAAACCATACGGTATCCACTCCCTTCACAAACATCAACGATAATGGTTTTACGAGTGATCGTGATGAGAAATCCTCCGAGAAGGGTCACT
This genomic interval from Leptospira perdikensis contains the following:
- a CDS encoding TPM domain-containing protein, with translation MEDSAGVLTDTASIDQLINKEEAASGLEIAVVTLPTIGSYVPKDFAVALFNYWKIGKKGKDNGILVLHIIDQRRVEIEIGYGLEGDLPDVVVKRIIDTYTIPAFKADNFQKGHIETVAALITKLNHPEREVDQLLTEPNSVAVTDVAVEDTNNQTVPERTDYYDYQGKSYTQLSEEEKQILDRTVETYNTTSNYFLNDEESRLLNEKFSEEEKIEKEKTRQTKQYFIFGYISLFAFLHLLQRIVVWIIPSPTAKYHIVHKTDFPLFYGVIITPVIFTITLLSEFLDDALFPISIFLIIGSIILFFIFWGDLRMRKLSERLLKIRNIPRNCKKCGAVMVKLSEEADNKHLSEGQISEEILNSVDYDVWVCSSCHSNSILKFRNIDPEYIYKGTSFPKIKVCPDCKFETFVCKSSKILSEATYSSSGSVEVRRTCAHCKHSAVEYETIPKKQKSSS
- a CDS encoding carboxypeptidase-like regulatory domain-containing protein; translated protein: MNRHPKLPTSLVLICLWFLLGNCYFNPLVQPIVNPEVEEGTEAVPFLGIAAVLSGSKILITGQVVNANGSAVANGTLTILSRTNQESGLANTITLDGGGRFYQSFSIGETAIKVFDQSGTELFTFKLSITGQGIASLAETSVAGAGVINIEFYMEGSIPAYIDIASTSPIVEGTTFTTWPTYLYISFSENLEVPSNMQSFLDANVITNPTIPLIGTNSDITNNILTIYNSGVGAIGPNTYTFGSGIKSTSGKSLKPRTLTFLCQPSCNGS
- a CDS encoding carboxypeptidase-like regulatory domain-containing protein, whose product is MFSYLQMKKGIGLLLLSFSLFQNCYFNPIVNGILNPKVEEADTSALLGLAGGFGSQAVTVSITGQIKKLGTAFANTEVSLINPSFTSKNNANSSTTDSAGRFSLNVPTGSATLQFSDAGTPVNIQIEVSQTAAKILFIDNTNFTIQNLDVYVLGVEPPVYLELISSIPYDGLLIDDSNYSTITMGGFKFKFSEDLEYPSNQSVWLAENFITNPTIGFEFPSISKSDVTIVLSSSLSPLTPYTITLNSGIKTVAGKSIKQTTIQFLVGPLGL